A genomic window from Vitis riparia cultivar Riparia Gloire de Montpellier isolate 1030 chromosome 16, EGFV_Vit.rip_1.0, whole genome shotgun sequence includes:
- the LOC117933078 gene encoding GDP-mannose transporter GONST3-like — translation MSNDEENPKAVEPRKASETLSSSTQNPATCCKALLRRASIYGVALGYCISASLLSIINKWAVMRFPYPGALTALQYFTSVAGVLIGGWLKLIDHGGLHGHTLWRFFPAAVLFYISIFTNSELLLHSNVDTFIVVRSAVPIFVAVGETLFLHQPWPSVKTWLSLATIFGGSVLYVLTDNQFSVMAYSWGVAYLVSMSIDFVYIKHVVMNIGLKTWGLVLYNNLEALLLFPLELLVMGEWEKLRHEVHEWNWYSFEVVLPVGLSCLFGLSISFFGFSCRRAISATGFTVLGTVNKLLTVVINLVVWDKHSKFVGTVGLLICMMGGVMYQQFTSNKSLRPAAKK, via the coding sequence ATGTCCAACGATGAGGAAAATCCCAAAGCTGTTGAGCCCCGCAAGGCCTCAGAAACCCTTTCCTCTTCCACCCAAAACCCAGCAACCTGCTGCAAAGCCTTGCTCCGCCGAGCTTCAATCTATGGAGTTGCCTTGGGATACTGCATCTCTGCGTCACTCCTTTCCATCATCAACAAATGGGCAGTCATGAGATTCCCATATCCAGGAGCACTTACTGCTCTACAGTACTTCACAAGCGTCGCCGGAGTCCTCATCGGCGGGTGGCTCAAGCTCATAGATCATGGTGGTCTTCACGGCCACACGTTGTGGCGGTTCTTCCCGGCTGCAGTCTTGTTCTACATCTCCATCTTCACCAACAGTGAGCTCCTCCTCCACTCCAACGTTGACACGTTCATCGTGGTAAGGTCAGCTGTCCCCATCTTTGTTGCAGTGGGAGAGACCCTCTTCTTGCACCAGCCATGGCCGTCAGTAAAGACTTGGCTCTCCCTCGCCACCATTTTCGGTGGAAGTGTGCTTTATGTGCTAACAGATAATCAGTTCAGTGTCATGGCGTATAGCTGGGGAGTGGCCTACTTGGTGAGCATGTCCATAGACTTCGTATACATAAAGCATGTGGTTATGAACATAGGTTTAAAGACTTGGGGCCTTGTCCTCTACAATAATCTCGAGGCTCTCCTGTTGTTTCCATTGGAGTTGCTGGTAATGGGAGAGTGGGAGAAGCTAAGGCATGAGGTCCATGAATGGAATTGGTACTCCTTTGAGGTGGTTTTGCCAGTGGGTTTGTCATGTTTGTTTGGTCTATCCATCTCTTTCTTTGGGTTTTCTTGCAGAAGGGCGATTTCTGCAACTGGGTTTACAGTTCTTGGGACAGTGAACAAGCTGTTGACGGTGGTGATTAATCTGGTGGTATGGGACAAGCATTCTAAGTTTGTGGGGACTGTGGGCCTTTTGATTTGTATGATGGGTGGGGTTATGTATCAGCAATTCACAAGCAACAAAAGCCTACGGCCTGCAGCAAAAAAGTAA